One genomic window of Arachis stenosperma cultivar V10309 chromosome 10, arast.V10309.gnm1.PFL2, whole genome shotgun sequence includes the following:
- the LOC130954652 gene encoding mitochondrial-processing peptidase subunit alpha-like isoform X1, whose amino-acid sequence MYKLAASRLSHLKGHGRTLGATRLAASSAAATKPASGGLFSWLGGSFSSLPPLDTPLAGVALPDPLPDRVEPSKTKISTLPNGLKIASETSSNPAASIGLYLDCGSLYETPMSSGASHLLERMAFKSTANRSHFRIVREVEAIGGNVGASASREQMGYTFDALKTYVPQMIELLVDCVRNPVFLDWEVNEELRKVKAELGELSNNPQGLLLEAIHSAGYSGALANPLLAPESALNRLDGSILEEFVSENYTASRMVLAASGVEHEELLSVAEPLLSDLPSVAHPGEPKSVYVGGDFRRQGESGGAHVAIAFEVPGGWQQEKDAIVLTVLQMLMGGGGSFSAGGPGKGMHSRLYLRVLNEYQQIQSFSAFNSIFNNTGLFGICASTSSDFVAKAVDIAAKELIAIASPGQVSQVQLNRAKESTKSAVLMNLESRMIASEDIGRQILTYGERKPVEQFLKAVDGITLNDITRISQKIISSPLTMASYGDVINVPSYESVNRKFHAK is encoded by the exons ATGTATAAACTTGCAGCTTCACGTCTCTCCCATCTCAAG GGGCATGGCAGAACCTTGGGAGCCACTAGGCTTGCAGCATCAAGCGCAGCAGCTACAAAACCTGCATCAGGAGGTTTGTTTAGTTGGCTTGGTGGGAGTTTTAGTTCTCTTCCACCTCTGGACACACCACTTGCTGGTGTTGCCCTCCCTGATCCACTGCCTGATCGTGTTGAACCAAGCAAGACCAAGATCTCTACTCTCCCCAATGGTCTCAAGATAGCATCAGAGACATCATCA AACCCTGCGGCCTCAATAGGGTTGTATCTCGACTGTGGTTCGCTATATGAGACTCCAATGTCAAGTGGGGCATCACACTTGCTGGAGCGAATGGCTTTCAAGAGCACAGCAAACCGGAGTCATTTCCGTATCGTGAGGGAAGTGGAAGCAATCGGTGGTAATGTAGGAGCTTCGGCCTCTCGAGAGCAAATGGGCTACACATTCGATGCTTTAAAAACCTATGTTCCACAAATGATTGAATTGCTAGTTGATTGTGTAAGAAACCCAGTCTTCTTGGATTGGGAAGTCAATGAAGAG CTTCGAAAGGTGAAAGCAGAGCTTGGAGAACTTTCAAACAATCCCCAGGGCTTACTTTTGGAGGCAATACACTCGGCTGGTTATTCAGGTGCACTGGCTAATCCACTTTTGGCTCCTGAATCAGCACTAAACAGATTAGATGGGTCCATTTTGGAAGAATTTGTTTCT GAGAACTATACTGCGTCGAGGATGGTACTTGCAGCATCCGGGGTTGAACATGAAGAACTATTATCTGTTGCTGAGCCACTTCTCTCTGATCTACCTAGTGTTGCCCACCCTGGAGAACCAAAATCTGTCTATGTTGGTGGCGATTTTCGTCGTCAAGGTGAATCAGGG GGTGCACATGTAGCTATTGCTTTTGAAGTTCCTGGTGGTTGGCAACAAGAGAAAGACGCTATTGTTTTGACTGTTTTACAG ATGCTTATGGGAGGTGGTGGATCCTTCTCAGCAGGGGGCCCTGGAAAAGGGATGCACTCAAGGCTAT ATCTTCGTGTCTTGAACGAATACCAACAGATTCAATCTTTTTCTGCATTCAATAGTATCTTCAACAATACAGGATTGTTTGGCATATGTGCAAGCACT AGCTCTGATTTCGTGGCAAAAGCTGTGGATATAGCAGCCAAGGAATTAATAGCAATTGCATCACCTGGACAAG TTTCACAGGTACAGCTCAACCGTGCCAAAGAATCCACAAAGTCTGCAGTGCTAATGAATTTGGAATCTAGA ATGATTGCATCAGAAGATATAGGAAGACAGATATTGACTTATGGAGAAAG GAAGCCTGTGGAACAGTTCCTGAAGGCTGTAGATGGAATCACCTTGAACGATATCACTAGAATTTCTCAGAAGATTATTTCCTCACCACTGACTATGGCATCTTATGGGGATG TTATCAATGTCCCCAGTTATGAATCTGTGAACAGGAAATTCCATGCAAAATGA
- the LOC130954652 gene encoding mitochondrial-processing peptidase subunit alpha-like isoform X2, which produces MSSGASHLLERMAFKSTANRSHFRIVREVEAIGGNVGASASREQMGYTFDALKTYVPQMIELLVDCVRNPVFLDWEVNEELRKVKAELGELSNNPQGLLLEAIHSAGYSGALANPLLAPESALNRLDGSILEEFVSENYTASRMVLAASGVEHEELLSVAEPLLSDLPSVAHPGEPKSVYVGGDFRRQGESGGAHVAIAFEVPGGWQQEKDAIVLTVLQMLMGGGGSFSAGGPGKGMHSRLYLRVLNEYQQIQSFSAFNSIFNNTGLFGICASTSSDFVAKAVDIAAKELIAIASPGQVSQVQLNRAKESTKSAVLMNLESRMIASEDIGRQILTYGERKPVEQFLKAVDGITLNDITRISQKIISSPLTMASYGDVINVPSYESVNRKFHAK; this is translated from the exons ATGTCAAGTGGGGCATCACACTTGCTGGAGCGAATGGCTTTCAAGAGCACAGCAAACCGGAGTCATTTCCGTATCGTGAGGGAAGTGGAAGCAATCGGTGGTAATGTAGGAGCTTCGGCCTCTCGAGAGCAAATGGGCTACACATTCGATGCTTTAAAAACCTATGTTCCACAAATGATTGAATTGCTAGTTGATTGTGTAAGAAACCCAGTCTTCTTGGATTGGGAAGTCAATGAAGAG CTTCGAAAGGTGAAAGCAGAGCTTGGAGAACTTTCAAACAATCCCCAGGGCTTACTTTTGGAGGCAATACACTCGGCTGGTTATTCAGGTGCACTGGCTAATCCACTTTTGGCTCCTGAATCAGCACTAAACAGATTAGATGGGTCCATTTTGGAAGAATTTGTTTCT GAGAACTATACTGCGTCGAGGATGGTACTTGCAGCATCCGGGGTTGAACATGAAGAACTATTATCTGTTGCTGAGCCACTTCTCTCTGATCTACCTAGTGTTGCCCACCCTGGAGAACCAAAATCTGTCTATGTTGGTGGCGATTTTCGTCGTCAAGGTGAATCAGGG GGTGCACATGTAGCTATTGCTTTTGAAGTTCCTGGTGGTTGGCAACAAGAGAAAGACGCTATTGTTTTGACTGTTTTACAG ATGCTTATGGGAGGTGGTGGATCCTTCTCAGCAGGGGGCCCTGGAAAAGGGATGCACTCAAGGCTAT ATCTTCGTGTCTTGAACGAATACCAACAGATTCAATCTTTTTCTGCATTCAATAGTATCTTCAACAATACAGGATTGTTTGGCATATGTGCAAGCACT AGCTCTGATTTCGTGGCAAAAGCTGTGGATATAGCAGCCAAGGAATTAATAGCAATTGCATCACCTGGACAAG TTTCACAGGTACAGCTCAACCGTGCCAAAGAATCCACAAAGTCTGCAGTGCTAATGAATTTGGAATCTAGA ATGATTGCATCAGAAGATATAGGAAGACAGATATTGACTTATGGAGAAAG GAAGCCTGTGGAACAGTTCCTGAAGGCTGTAGATGGAATCACCTTGAACGATATCACTAGAATTTCTCAGAAGATTATTTCCTCACCACTGACTATGGCATCTTATGGGGATG TTATCAATGTCCCCAGTTATGAATCTGTGAACAGGAAATTCCATGCAAAATGA